A region of Gracilinanus agilis isolate LMUSP501 chromosome 3, AgileGrace, whole genome shotgun sequence DNA encodes the following proteins:
- the LOC123239295 gene encoding EKC/KEOPS complex subunit TPRKB-like has product MQLTYQLDLFPECMVVDPFQLLMAANKVVHLYKPRKKKTRTLYTELIFNLSPNNSISWTLKKFGISDNDTSVLIVYIEEGEKQMNPEDLISQVDSYQVSSDKLPEITEMTRLKKTYKLTSKEEKIRTLLESIICKMSTKDVL; this is encoded by the exons ATGCAGTTAACCTATCAATTGGACCTGTTCCCTGAGTGC ATGGTGGTGGATCCATTCCAGTTACTCATGGCAGCAAACAAAGTGGTCCACCTCTACAAgcccaggaaaaagaaaacaagaactcTGTACACCGAATTAATTTTCAACCTCTCCCCCAACAACAGTATCTCATGGACCTTGAAGAAGTTTGGCATCTCAGACAATGACACCTCAGTTTTAATCGTGTACATCGAAGAAGGAGAAAAGCAAATGAATCCAGAAGACCTTATATCTCAGGTGGATAGTTACCAGGTCTCCTCTGACAAGCTTCCAGAAataacagaaatgaccagactaaaaaagacatacaaactgacttccaaagaagaaaagatcaggACGTTACTAGAAAGTATCATTTGCAAAATGTCAACTAAAGATGttttataa